A window of the Cannabis sativa cultivar Pink pepper isolate KNU-18-1 chromosome X, ASM2916894v1, whole genome shotgun sequence genome harbors these coding sequences:
- the LOC133032079 gene encoding protein FAR1-RELATED SEQUENCE 9-like has product MTVSKLRHNETANDFKSRCTRPHPPNPTCLTTYYNQCAEFYTRTMYHKVAEQLDLENNYFVISEEQEGEWQIYTIGKFQHPEVRYRVHYCEGQRALHCSCMLYESQGYPCRHLWATMKRLNIRRIPNTLLMKRWSKSAKTNLHLHFNPPAQEQQHIYEMARFGSLTSLTYNLTFYAAKTEDSYTRAKEEIERLTLMLKEEFEMSSNPEGQTPQPGRYRNNPNIIKDPEVVRTKGTGNPREGPNGEQIPRNSRHCRICRSSGHDYRRCPNRQQNTGSQGQQSAHNQPTTDSFNEHSNAYFPEPPSTTQESYYGHSYI; this is encoded by the coding sequence ATGACAGTCTCAAAGCTCAGACACAACGAGACTGCAAATGACTTCAAAAGCAGATGCACTCGACCTCACCCACCTAATCCTACATGCTTGACCACGTACTACAACCAATGTGctgaattctacacaagaaCTATGTACCACAAGGTTGCTGAGCAGCTTGATTTAGAGAATAATTATTTTGTCATAAGTGAGGAGCAAGAAGGAGAGTGGCAGATATACACCATTGGAAAGTTTCAGCATCCGGAAGTCCGATACCGAGTTCATTACTGTGAAGGCCAACGAGCACTACACTGTAGCTGCATGCTATATGAAAGTCAGGGGTACCCTTGTAGACATTTATGGGCTACAATGAAAAGATTAAACATCAGAAGAATACCTAATACTCTTCTCATGAAGCGATGGAGCAAATCCGCGAAGAcaaatctccacctacatttTAACCCCCCGGCCCAAGAACAACAACACATTTATGAGATGGCTAGGTTTGGATCTCTCACCTCATTAACTTATAACTTGACTTTCTATGCAGCAAAAACAGAGGATTCGTACACGCGTGCAAAGGAAGAGATTGAACGGCTAACTCTAATGTTGAAGGAAGAATTTGAGATGAGTTCCAATCCAGAAGGACAGACGCCACAACCTGGAAGATATCGTAACAACCCCAACATTATTAAAGACCCTGAAGTTGTGAGAACAAAGGGTACGGGAAATCCAAGGGAAGGACCGAACGGGGAGCAGAtcccaagaaactcaagacattGTCGCATTTGTCGCTCATCAGGCCATGATTATCGGCGGTGCCCAAACCGTCAACAGAATACTGGATCTCAGGGGCAACAGTCAGCACACAATCAACCAACAACTGACTCATTCAATGAACACTCCAACGCGTATTTCCCTGAACCGCCTTCCACCACACAAGAATCATACTATggtcattcatatatataa
- the LOC115698051 gene encoding uncharacterized protein LOC115698051: MVETRRSSSTKRSLSSSPPPNPKRSKAAEASSSTNEVQVSEPAELLAPVKEAVSESAGLELRSSDLATPDPLKTESAFDEALPEKSAEIGADGLALVSPQSLGEPAVDVEKSKALGPAITRSKKRPSKLPKSNPKVAWGKLLSQFSQNPHLSIRDSNFTVGQSLQCNLAIKDPSISNTLCKLRHIQRGTSSVALLEIMGGKGDVKVNGKSYRKGSSVILTGGDEVVFSASLKHSYIFQQLVNDNFAASVSILEAQSAPVKGIQIGARSGSGDPSAVAGASILASLSNYRKDLTLLPPPGKAGEEMQQDAEISSVPTGCAGSGDLAADVDMKDCANNNDQNGLSREKDITPSPDAGNANSNLDGIGLDASIDAEVGKVSGTSYELRPLLRMLAGSSSSDFDLGGSISKLFDGPREIRDLLKDIDRPLWISSRRQAFKDKLLQGILNSDDIEVSFENFPYYLSDTTKNILIASTYIHLKCNKFAKYALDLPSVSPRVLLSGPAGSDIYQETLIKALAKHFGARLLIVESLLLPGGPMPKELDNVKEGPRPERLLFAKRTVQSTGLSHKKPASSVEADITGGSTVSSQVPPKQESSTASSRGNTFKKGDKVKFVGPSGLASLQSCPLSGPSYGYRGKVVLVFEGNGSSKIGVRFDKSIPEGNDLGGLCEEDHGFFCYANHLARSDSSAGDDVDKLAISELFEVASNESKNTPLILFVKDIEKAMVGNSDAYAILKNKLENLPENVVVIGSHTQLDNRKEKSHPGGLLFTKFGSNQTALLDLAFPDNFGRLHDRSKETPKTTKQLTRLFPNKVAIQLPQDEEVLSDWKQQLERDVETLKAQSNIVSIRSVLDRVGLDCPDIETLCIKDQALTVESVEKVIGWALSYHFMHCSEASVKDEKLVISTESITNGLSILQGIQSESKCVKKSLKDVVTENEFEKKLLADVIPPSDIGVTFDDIGALENVKDTLKELVMLPLQRPELFGKGQLTKPCKGILLFGPPGTGKTMLAKAVATEAGANFINISMSSITSKWFGEGEKYVKAVFSLASKIAPSVIFVDEVDSMLGRRENPGEHEAMRKMKNEFMVNWDGLRTKDKERVLVLAATNRPFDLDEAVIRRLPRRLMVGLPDAPNREKIIKVILAKEELAPDVDLEAVANMTDGYSGSDLKNLCVTAAHRPIREILEKEKKERASAVSESRPPPALYCSSDVRSLKMDDFKCAHEQVCASVSSESTNMSELLQWNDLYGEGGSRKKKSLSYFM; this comes from the exons ATGGTTGAAACTAGGCGGAGCTCTTCTACCAAACGAtccctttcttcttctcctcctccTAACCCCAAACGATCCAAG GCTGCGGAGGCTTCTTCGTCTACCAATGAGGTTCAGGTTTCGGAACCGGCTGAGCTGTTAGCTCCGGTTAAAGAAGCTGTTTCTGAATCAGCAGGTTTGGAGCTTCGTTCTTCTGATCTGGCGACTCCTGATCCTTTGAAGACTGAAAGCGCTTTTGATGAGGCCTTGCCCGAGAAGTCTGCTGAGATTGGTGCTGATGGTCTGGCTTTGGTTTCGCCGCAATCTTTAG GGGAACCTGCTGTGGATGTGGAGAAATCGAAGGCACTTGGTCCGGCCATAACTCGGTCTAAGAAGCGTCCAAGCAAGCTGCCAAAGTCAAATCCGAAGGTTGCATGGGGAAAGCTTCTTTCCCAGTTCTCTCAG AATCCTCACCTGTCGATCCGTGATTCTAATTTCACCGTTGGTCAAAGCCTTCAATGCAACTTAGCGATTAAAGATCCATCAATTAGTAATACTTTGTGTAAACTGAGGCACATACAG CGTGGTACTTCATCTGTTGCATTGCTGGAGATCATGGGGGGCAAAGGTGATGTAAAAGTGAATGGCAAAAGTTATCGGAAAGGTTCTAGTGTTATTTTAACTGGAGGTGACGAGGTCGTGTTTAGTGCGTCCCTCAAGCACTCATAT ATTTTTCAGCAGCTTGTGAATGATAACTTTGCTGCTTCAGTTAGCATATTAGAAGCCCAGAGTGCTCCAGTTAAAGGAATACAAATTGGGGcaaggtctgggtctggggaTCCCTCTGCAGTTGCTGGAGCATCAATATTAGCATCTTTGTCAAATTATAGGAAAGATTTGACCCTACTTCCCCCTCCTGGAAAAGCTGGTGAGGAGATGCAGCAAGATGCAGAAATATCCTCAGTACCTACTGGCTGTGCAGGATCAGGGGATCTTGCTGCCGATGTTGACATGAAGGACTGTGCTAATAATAATGATCAGAATGGTTTGTCAAGGGAAAAAGATATCACTCCATCTCCTGATGCTGGCAATGCAAACTCCAACCTTGATGGCATTGGACTGGATGCTTCTATAGATGCTGAAGTGGGAAAGGTTTCTGGGACATCTTATGAATTAAGGCCACTTTTGAGGATGCTTGCTGGTTCATCTTCTTCAGACTTTGATTTAGGTGGCAGCATTTCTAAATTATTTGATGGGCCAAGGGAAATTAGAGATCTTCTCAAGGATATTGATCGTCCGCTTTGGATATCAAGTAGGCGACAAGCTTTCAAAGATAAATTGCTACAAGGGATTTTAAATTCTGATGATATTGAAGTTTCATTTGAAAATTTTCCCTATTATCTAAG TGacacaacaaaaaatattttgattgcTTCGACATATATACATTTGAAGTGCAACAAATTCGCGAAGTATGCTTTGGACCTCCCTTCAGTGAGCCCTCGTGTACTGTTATCAGGACCAGCTG GCTCGGATATATATCAAGAAACTTTGATAAAGGCACTTGCCAAACATTTTGGGGCTAGACTGCTAATTGTTGAATCTCTTCTCTTGCCTGGT GGACCAATGCCAAAGGAGCTTGATAATGTGAAAGAAGGACCGAGACCTGAACGATTGTTATTTGCCAAACGGACTGTGCAGTCTACTGGATTATCACATAAGAAACCAGCCTCGAGTGTTGAGGCTGATATTACAGGTGGATCCACTGTAAGCTCACAGGTTCCACCAAAGCAAGAGTCTTCAACAGCATCATCGAGAGGCAATACATTTAAAAAAG GTGATAAAGTAAAATTTGTAGGTCCTTCTGGACTTGCTTCTCTGCAGAGTTGCCCCCTAAG TGGTCCTTCATATGGTTATCGAGGAAAAGTTGTCCTTGTGTTTGAGGGAAATGGGTCCTCGAAAATTGGGGTTAGATTTGACAAATCAATCCCAGAAGGCAATGATCTTGGTGGCCTTTGTGAGGAGGATCATGGCTTTTTCTGTTATG CCAATCATTTAGCTCGTTCGGATAGTTCTGCAGGCGATGATGTTGACAAGCTTGCTATCAGTGAACTATTTGAG GTTGCATCAAATGAGAGTAAAAACACTCCCTTAATTTTGTTTGTCAAAGACATTGAAAAGGCTATGGTGGGCAACTCAGATGCCTATGCAATTTTAAAGAATAAGCTTGAAAATTTGCCAGAGAATGTTGTTGTCATTGGCTCTCATACCCAGTTGGACAATCGTAAGGAAAAG TCACATCCCGGTGGTCTTTTATTTACGAAATTTGGAAGTAATCAGACTGCTTTGCTTGATCTTGCATTCCCG GACAATTTTGGTAGGCTGCATGATAGGAGCAAAGAAACTcccaaaacaacaaaacaactcACTCGACTTTTCCCGAACAAAGTGGCAATACAGCTGCCCCAG GATGAAGAAGTCCTTTCAGACTGGAAGCAGCAGTTGGAACGCGATGTTGAAACTTTGAAAGCACAGTCAAACATTGTCAGCATTCGATCA GTTCTTGATCGGGTTGGCTTGGATTGCCCCGACATTGAGACTCTTTGCATCAAAGATCAAGCCCTTACAGTTGAAA GTGTGGAGAAAGTTATAGGTTGGGCTTTGAGTTATCACTTCATGCATTGTTCCGAAGCTTCAGTCAAAGATGAGAAACTTGTAATATCGACTGAAAg TATTACAAATGGGTTGAGTATTCTTCAGGGAATTCAAAGCGAAAGCAAGTGTGTTAAAAAATCACTGAAG GATGTGGTCACAGAGAATGAATTTGAGAAGAAACTATTGGCCGATGTTATTCCACCAAGCGACATCGGTGTGACTTTTGACGACATCGGGGCATTGGAAAATGTAAAGGACACATTGAAGGAATTGGTGATGCTGCCTCTTCAAAGGCCTGAATTATTTGGCAAAGGACAGTTAACTAAG CCTTGTAAAGGAATATTGCTTTTTGGCCCCCCTGGTACTGGAAAAACAATGCTTGCGAAGGCTGTTGCAACTGAAGCTGGTGCCAACTTTATCAACATATCAATGTCCAGTATCACCTCGAAG TGGTTTGGTGAAGGAGAGAAATATGTAAAGGCTGTGTTCTCTTTAGCTAGTAAAATTGCACCTAGTGTGATATTTGTTGATGAG GTTGATAGCATGTTAGGGAGACGTGAAAACCCAGGAGAACATGAAGCTATGCGCAAAATGAAAAATGAGTTTATGGTGAATTGGGATGGTCTTCGTACAAAGGATAAAGAACGTGTACTTGTACTTGCCGCTACCAATAGGCCTTTTGACCTTGACGAGGCCGTTATTAGGAGGCTTCCTAGGAG GTTGATGGTAGGTTTGCCAGATGCTCCCAACAGAGAAAAGATTATTAAAGTTATATTAGCAAAAGAAGAATTAGCACCAGATGTTGATTTGGAAGCAGTTGCTAATATGACTGATGGATATTCTGGAAGTGATCTTAAG AATCTATGCGTGACAGCAGCTCATCGCCCCATTCGAGAAATATTGGAAAAAGAGAAGAAG GAGAGAGCTTCAGCTGTGTCGGAGAGCAGACCTCCACCTGCATTATATTGTAGCTCCGATGTTCGATCACTGAAgatggatgatttcaaatgtgCTCAtgaacag GTGTGCGCAAGTGTCTCATCAGAGTCGACAAACATGAGTGAGCTTCTCCAATGGAATGACCTTTACGGAGAGGGCGGGTCGAGAAAGAAGAAATCTCTAAGCTATTTCatgtag
- the LOC115696655 gene encoding thiamine pyrophosphokinase 1-like isoform X1, giving the protein MVMETMSHSSTFLLPTIPPSLDPRPPLSYALIVLNQRLPKFAPLLWEHAKLRLCADGGANRLYDDFPLFFPHQCPSEVRNRYKPDVIKGDMDSVRGDVLDFYKNMGTKILNKSEDQDTTDLHKCVTYIKDSALGQEKSNLCILVAGALGGRFDHEMGNINVLYRFSTIRIVLLSDDCLIHLLPRTHQHEIHIQSSVEGPHCGLIPIGMPSGMTTTSGLEWDLNDTEMRFGGLVSTSNLVKQDKITVQSDSDLLWTISLKKK; this is encoded by the exons ATGGTGATGGAGACCATGTCCCACTCTTCCACCTTCCTCCTTCCCACAATCCCGCCCTCCCTCGACCCACGCCCTCCTCTATCCTACGCACTCATCGTCCTTAACCAGCGCCTTCCCAAATTTGCTCCCCTCTTATGGGAGCACG CAAAGCTTCGTTTATGCGCTGATGGAGGTGCGAACCGCCTTTATGATGATTTCCCTCTCTTCTTCCCTCACCAATGTCCTTCCGAAGTTCGAAACAG GTACAAGCCTGATGTAATTAAAGGGGATATGGATTCAGTCCGAGGTGATGTCCTAGATTTTTATAAGAACATG GGGACCAAGATATTAAATaaatctgaagatcaagacactACAGATCTACATAAGTGTGTTACATATATTAAAGACTCCGCACTGGGCCAAGAGAAATCTAAT CTATGCATTCTAGTTGCTGGAGCACTTGGTGGACGGTTTGATCATGAGATGGGGAACATTAATGTTTTATACAGGTTTTCAACCATTCGGATAGTTCTTTTGTCTGATGATTGCCTCATTCACCTTCTTCCAAGAACTCACCAACATGAGATACACATTCAGTCTTCAGTTGAAGGCCCACATTGTGGACTCATTCCAATTGGGATGCCGTCTGGAATGACTACAACTTCTGGACTCGAGTGGGATCTGA ATGATACGGAAATGAGGTTCGGTGGTTTGGTGAGCACTTCAAACCTTGTTAAACAGGATAAAATAACCGTTCAATCCGATTCGGATCTTTTGTGGACCATATCTCTTAAAAAGAAGTAA
- the LOC115696655 gene encoding thiamine pyrophosphokinase 1-like isoform X2, which translates to MGARAAKLRLCADGGANRLYDDFPLFFPHQCPSEVRNRYKPDVIKGDMDSVRGDVLDFYKNMGTKILNKSEDQDTTDLHKCVTYIKDSALGQEKSNLCILVAGALGGRFDHEMGNINVLYRFSTIRIVLLSDDCLIHLLPRTHQHEIHIQSSVEGPHCGLIPIGMPSGMTTTSGLEWDLNDTEMRFGGLVSTSNLVKQDKITVQSDSDLLWTISLKKK; encoded by the exons ATGGGAGCACG AGCAGCAAAGCTTCGTTTATGCGCTGATGGAGGTGCGAACCGCCTTTATGATGATTTCCCTCTCTTCTTCCCTCACCAATGTCCTTCCGAAGTTCGAAACAG GTACAAGCCTGATGTAATTAAAGGGGATATGGATTCAGTCCGAGGTGATGTCCTAGATTTTTATAAGAACATG GGGACCAAGATATTAAATaaatctgaagatcaagacactACAGATCTACATAAGTGTGTTACATATATTAAAGACTCCGCACTGGGCCAAGAGAAATCTAAT CTATGCATTCTAGTTGCTGGAGCACTTGGTGGACGGTTTGATCATGAGATGGGGAACATTAATGTTTTATACAGGTTTTCAACCATTCGGATAGTTCTTTTGTCTGATGATTGCCTCATTCACCTTCTTCCAAGAACTCACCAACATGAGATACACATTCAGTCTTCAGTTGAAGGCCCACATTGTGGACTCATTCCAATTGGGATGCCGTCTGGAATGACTACAACTTCTGGACTCGAGTGGGATCTGA ATGATACGGAAATGAGGTTCGGTGGTTTGGTGAGCACTTCAAACCTTGTTAAACAGGATAAAATAACCGTTCAATCCGATTCGGATCTTTTGTGGACCATATCTCTTAAAAAGAAGTAA
- the LOC115696655 gene encoding thiamine pyrophosphokinase 1-like isoform X3, whose protein sequence is MVYCLESKACMITVHLLVQSLKKLKLYKPDVIKGDMDSVRGDVLDFYKNMGTKILNKSEDQDTTDLHKCVTYIKDSALGQEKSNLCILVAGALGGRFDHEMGNINVLYRFSTIRIVLLSDDCLIHLLPRTHQHEIHIQSSVEGPHCGLIPIGMPSGMTTTSGLEWDLNDTEMRFGGLVSTSNLVKQDKITVQSDSDLLWTISLKKK, encoded by the exons atGGTTTATTGTTTGGAGTCAAAAGCCTGCATGATTACTGTTCATTTACTTGTTCAATCATTGAAGAAGCTAAAGCT GTACAAGCCTGATGTAATTAAAGGGGATATGGATTCAGTCCGAGGTGATGTCCTAGATTTTTATAAGAACATG GGGACCAAGATATTAAATaaatctgaagatcaagacactACAGATCTACATAAGTGTGTTACATATATTAAAGACTCCGCACTGGGCCAAGAGAAATCTAAT CTATGCATTCTAGTTGCTGGAGCACTTGGTGGACGGTTTGATCATGAGATGGGGAACATTAATGTTTTATACAGGTTTTCAACCATTCGGATAGTTCTTTTGTCTGATGATTGCCTCATTCACCTTCTTCCAAGAACTCACCAACATGAGATACACATTCAGTCTTCAGTTGAAGGCCCACATTGTGGACTCATTCCAATTGGGATGCCGTCTGGAATGACTACAACTTCTGGACTCGAGTGGGATCTGA ATGATACGGAAATGAGGTTCGGTGGTTTGGTGAGCACTTCAAACCTTGTTAAACAGGATAAAATAACCGTTCAATCCGATTCGGATCTTTTGTGGACCATATCTCTTAAAAAGAAGTAA
- the LOC115696655 gene encoding thiamine pyrophosphokinase 1-like isoform X4 yields MDSVRGDVLDFYKNMGTKILNKSEDQDTTDLHKCVTYIKDSALGQEKSNLCILVAGALGGRFDHEMGNINVLYRFSTIRIVLLSDDCLIHLLPRTHQHEIHIQSSVEGPHCGLIPIGMPSGMTTTSGLEWDLNDTEMRFGGLVSTSNLVKQDKITVQSDSDLLWTISLKKK; encoded by the exons ATGGATTCAGTCCGAGGTGATGTCCTAGATTTTTATAAGAACATG GGGACCAAGATATTAAATaaatctgaagatcaagacactACAGATCTACATAAGTGTGTTACATATATTAAAGACTCCGCACTGGGCCAAGAGAAATCTAAT CTATGCATTCTAGTTGCTGGAGCACTTGGTGGACGGTTTGATCATGAGATGGGGAACATTAATGTTTTATACAGGTTTTCAACCATTCGGATAGTTCTTTTGTCTGATGATTGCCTCATTCACCTTCTTCCAAGAACTCACCAACATGAGATACACATTCAGTCTTCAGTTGAAGGCCCACATTGTGGACTCATTCCAATTGGGATGCCGTCTGGAATGACTACAACTTCTGGACTCGAGTGGGATCTGA ATGATACGGAAATGAGGTTCGGTGGTTTGGTGAGCACTTCAAACCTTGTTAAACAGGATAAAATAACCGTTCAATCCGATTCGGATCTTTTGTGGACCATATCTCTTAAAAAGAAGTAA